In the genome of Artemia franciscana unplaced genomic scaffold, ASM3288406v1 PGA_scaffold_112, whole genome shotgun sequence, one region contains:
- the LOC136041155 gene encoding uncharacterized protein LOC136041155, with the protein MSKFPESINHGPELVSDRPGIANVFNKHFANVGIRTVNESVAANNSEQRNKFEDYLPPSSLSFLFLTPTSKEELINIVNLLKPGGAEGIDGSSTRLLKLIIANVADLLVHIVNICFRSEKFPSCLKSARVIVLHKGGDPKDPCNYRPI; encoded by the coding sequence atgtctaaatttcCTGAATCTATAAATCATGGTCCTGAACTGGTGTCTGATAGACCTGGTATAGCAAACGTGTTTAATAAGCATTTTGCCAATGTTGGTATACGTACGGTAAATGAGTCTGTAGCTGCTAATAATTCtgaacaaagaaataagtttgAAGATTACCTACCTCCATCTTCTTtgtcttttctatttttaacgCCGACTTCAAAAGAAGAGCTGATAAACATAGTTAATCTTCTAAAACCTGGTGGAGCTGAAGGGATAGACGGTTCATCTACCCGACTGTTAAAACTAATTATTGCTAATGTAGCTGACCTCCTTGTGCATATTGTGAATATTTGTTTCAGGAGCGAGAAGTTCCCATCATGTTTGAAATCTGCACGTGTTATTGTTCTGCACAAAGGAGGAGACCCTAAAGACCCATGTAATTATAGACCTATTTAA